One window from the genome of Pungitius pungitius chromosome 14, fPunPun2.1, whole genome shotgun sequence encodes:
- the foxi2 gene encoding forkhead box protein I2 translates to MNSIDPQSHHLHQHHASPTVGSLPPKGAQEAPADMAAVYCDNLSSMYHQQSLQGAQRPAGYGLGDYASSPNPYLWINGPGVNSSASYLHGNNTASFIPPSYGAQRQFLSNSPGFGGPDLGWLSIASQEELLKLVRPPYSYSALIAMAIQNAHEKKLTLSQIYQYVADNFPFYKKSKAGWQNSIRHNLSLNDCFKKVPRDEDDPGKGNYWTLDPNCEKMFDNGNFRRKRKRRSDPSGVGGAAAAGATKVEDGRPAAAAASLKPPDSPQLLGPPSPGMEAMAENHKSSSPSSPPGPAPCFNNFYSSMSTLSSGAPGRQGPLGLVNELSNRNITALSPYHLNHGGGQDAAGPPEHGEGLHFNRGVYYNAFGGGQSGQFNGHFYNSFSVNSLIYPREGAEL, encoded by the exons ATGAACTCCATCGACCCTCAGTCCCAtcacctgcaccagcaccacGCCTCCCCTACCGTCGGCTCTCTGCCCCCCAAGGGCGCCCAGGAGGCCCCCGCCGACATGGCCGCCGTGTACTGCGACAACCTGAGCAGCATGTACCACCAGCAGAGCCTCCAGGGCGCGCAGAGACCCGCCGGCTACGGCCTCGGGGACTACGCGTCGTCCCCGAACCCGTACCTGTGGATCAACGGGCCGGGCGTCAACTCGTCCGCCTCCTACCTGCACGGCAACAACACGGCGTCGTTCATCCCGCCCTCCTACGGCGCGCAGCGGCAGTTCCTGAGCAACTCACCTGGCTTCGGGGGGCCCGACCTCGGCTGGCTGTCCATCGCCAgccaggaggagctgctgaagctgGTGCGCCCGCCCTACTCGTACTCCGCGCTCATCGCCATGGCCATCCAGAACGCGCACGAGAAGAAGCTGACCCTGAGTCAGATCTACCAGTACGTCGCCGACAATTTCCCCTTCTACAAGAAGAGCAAAGCCGGCTGGCAGAACTCAATCCGGCACAACTTGTCTCTGAACGACTGCTTCAAGAAGGTGCCGAGGGACGAGGACGACCCAG GAAAAGGAAACTACTGGACGTTGGACCCAAACTGTGAAAAGATGTTTGACAACGGAAACTTCcgcagaaaaaggaaaagacgtTCGGATCCGAGCGGCGTGGGGGGAGCGGCGGCAGCGGGGGCCACAAAAGTGGAGGACGGcaggccggcggcggcggcggcctcgtTGAAGCCCCCGGACAGTCCTCAGCTCCTGGGGCCGCCCTCGCCGGGGATGGAGGCCATGGCCGAGAACCACAAGAGctcgtcgccgtcctcgccgcccgGCCCGGCGCCTTGCTTCAACAACTTTTACAGCAGCATGTCCACGCTCAGCTCGGGGGCCCCCGGCCGCCAGGGGCCCCTGGGGCTGGTGAACGAGCTGTCGAACAGGAACATTACGGCCCTGAGCCCGTACCACCTGAACCACGGCGGCGGGCAGGACGCCGCCGGCCCCCCGGAGCACGGCGAGGGCCTGCATTTCAACCGCGGAGTGTACTACAACGCGTTCGGCGGCGGGCAGAGCGGACAGTTCAACGGCCACTTCTACAACAGCTTCAGCGTGAACAGCCTGATCTACCCCCGGGAGGGGGCCGAGCTgtag